The following proteins are encoded in a genomic region of candidate division WOR-3 bacterium:
- the atpH gene encoding ATP synthase F1 subunit delta yields the protein MADGLQDKDMEKILSELELVDSSFRSSPKLRGYLENPRITFVEKQKTLRDLFKDYISAQTYEFVFLLLRCNALSSLSEILRNYKRTRVDTGVLEIEVKTAVPLTDEEKDMLYTKFSEKLKKPVSIKNIIDPDIIGGVVIKSGDIMIDASLKSRIAELLKNLKQG from the coding sequence GTGGCGGACGGACTGCAAGATAAAGATATGGAAAAGATACTTTCTGAACTGGAACTTGTAGATTCCTCTTTCCGTTCTTCGCCCAAACTGCGCGGTTATCTTGAAAATCCAAGGATTACTTTCGTAGAGAAACAAAAGACCTTAAGAGATCTTTTCAAAGATTATATCAGTGCCCAGACCTATGAATTTGTCTTCTTGCTCCTCCGCTGCAATGCATTGTCAAGTTTGAGTGAGATATTAAGGAATTACAAACGAACAAGGGTTGATACCGGTGTCTTAGAGATTGAAGTGAAGACTGCGGTTCCTCTGACAGATGAAGAAAAAGATATGCTGTATACAAAATTTTCTGAGAAATTAAAGAAGCCAGTGAGTATAAAAAATATCATTGACCCGGATATAATTGGTGGGGTTGTTATCAAGAGTGGAGATATAATGATTGATGCAAGTTTGAAATCAAGGATTGCAGAATTGCTGAAAAACTTAAAACAGGGATAG
- the atpF gene encoding F0F1 ATP synthase subunit B: MEALTKLGINPLLLIAQILNFLILLWILNRFLYKPILKLFKDRSSKIEDGIKTAENLKKQAAEAEERHRQLIEEAKKEAHRIIEQATKLGDEEKKKIIEMANEESRKIVERTMQEIKSEKQNIMAEIKKEVGEMVVTLSADLIRKKLDEKSQRALIEEAIKEVEKELEKAASRG; the protein is encoded by the coding sequence ATGGAAGCCCTTACCAAACTCGGCATAAATCCATTGTTACTCATTGCCCAGATTTTGAATTTCTTGATTCTATTGTGGATTTTGAATAGATTTCTCTATAAACCGATTTTAAAACTCTTCAAAGACCGTTCCAGCAAAATAGAAGATGGCATAAAAACTGCAGAGAATTTGAAAAAACAGGCTGCGGAGGCTGAAGAAAGGCATCGCCAGTTGATTGAAGAGGCAAAGAAAGAGGCGCATCGTATAATAGAACAGGCGACAAAATTGGGTGATGAGGAAAAAAAGAAAATTATTGAGATGGCGAATGAAGAGTCGCGGAAGATTGTGGAAAGAACGATGCAAGAGATCAAATCGGAAAAGCAGAATATTATGGCAGAAATAAAGAAAGAAGTGGGCGAAATGGTTGTTACACTCAGTGCGGATTTAATAAGGAAGAAACTGGATGAGAAATCTCAGCGGGCATTGATTGAAGAGGCAATCAAAGAAGTGGAGAAGGAACTTGAGAAGGCAGCGTCAAGAGGATAA
- the atpE gene encoding ATP synthase F0 subunit C: MEPATMKTIAAALAIGLGALGPGLGIGFIGAKATEAAGRNPEATGKIQTLFILALAFAEAIAIYALVVALIIKFL; this comes from the coding sequence ATGGAACCAGCAACAATGAAAACAATTGCTGCAGCACTGGCAATTGGACTTGGTGCATTAGGACCTGGTCTGGGAATTGGATTTATTGGTGCAAAGGCTACGGAAGCCGCGGGTCGTAATCCTGAGGCGACCGGTAAGATACAGACATTATTCATTCTTGCGCTCGCATTTGCTGAGGCAATTGCAATCTATGCCCTGGTTGTGGCATTGATAATCAAATTCTTATAA
- the atpB gene encoding F0F1 ATP synthase subunit A — MQNIHISIAAEELFRIGPLPVTNSLLVTYLTILLFIIIIALIRAKKNIIPVGIQNVVEYIMEYFYNLVCEVFGSEEKGRKFFPLVMTIFLFVLIINWFGLLPGVGSIGIYRERPAHAEQVEHKDNTVEESHAPEIKEHKEFVPLFRGASADLNTTLALALISVIFTQIYSIQILGFKGFLKRFIKLKNPIMFFVGILELIAEIAKIISFSFRLFGNIFAGEVLLTVMLFLLPLAIPVPFLALEIFVGIIQAIIFSFLTLFFIKIATTEEEH; from the coding sequence ATGCAAAATATTCATATATCAATCGCAGCTGAGGAGTTATTTAGAATAGGTCCTTTACCGGTAACAAATTCTTTACTCGTCACCTATCTCACAATTCTCTTATTTATTATCATTATAGCGCTGATAAGGGCGAAAAAGAATATCATCCCCGTGGGAATTCAGAATGTTGTTGAATATATTATGGAATATTTTTACAATCTCGTTTGCGAGGTATTCGGTAGCGAAGAAAAGGGTAGAAAATTTTTTCCACTGGTGATGACTATATTCCTATTCGTTTTGATAATAAACTGGTTTGGACTTTTACCAGGTGTTGGTTCTATCGGGATTTACCGGGAAAGGCCGGCTCATGCAGAGCAGGTTGAACACAAAGACAATACAGTTGAGGAATCCCATGCTCCCGAGATAAAAGAGCATAAGGAATTCGTGCCTCTATTTAGAGGCGCTTCCGCAGACCTCAATACGACCCTTGCACTGGCATTGATATCGGTGATATTTACTCAGATTTACAGCATACAGATTCTCGGTTTTAAAGGATTCTTAAAGCGGTTCATAAAATTAAAAAATCCGATAATGTTCTTCGTTGGGATATTGGAATTGATTGCGGAAATTGCGAAAATAATTTCATTTTCTTTCCGTCTTTTTGGAAATATCTTTGCGGGTGAAGTGCTTTTAACCGTGATGTTATTTTTATTGCCTTTAGCTATTCCAGTACCTTTTCTTGCCCTTGAAATATTCGTTGGGATAATACAGGCAATAATATTTTCATTTTTGACTTTATTTTTTATAAAAATTGCAACTACTGAAGAGGAACATTGA
- the rpmB gene encoding 50S ribosomal protein L28, with protein MARECSICGKKAQVGSKISHAHNVSKRRFNVNLQRVRIKIDGKIKRVLVCTDCLSAGKVTKV; from the coding sequence ATGGCGAGAGAATGTTCAATATGCGGGAAAAAGGCACAGGTCGGTTCAAAGATCAGCCATGCCCATAATGTCTCAAAGAGAAGGTTCAATGTTAATCTTCAAAGGGTAAGGATAAAAATAGACGGCAAGATTAAAAGGGTGCTGGTTTGTACCGACTGTTTAAGTGCCGGAAAAGTGACCAAGGTTTAA
- a CDS encoding ZIP family metal transporter encodes MVVAYTLVSVALVSLISLIGVLFLSIKPEKLNKILLLLVSFAAGSLFGDAIIHLLPEAFEQIENTLNASLLTIAGIFIFFVLEKFVRWRHCHIPTSKEHPHPMVTLNLVGDLVHNLIDGMIIGASYSVSIPIGFATTIAVIMHEIPQEIGDFGVFLHGGLSIKNALILNFLSALTAVFGGVISLILGPAVKNYSIVLLPLTAGGFIYIAGSDLIPELQGCETPRMSFIQLIAMACGVGIMALLIILE; translated from the coding sequence ATGGTCGTTGCCTATACCCTGGTCAGTGTTGCTTTGGTAAGTTTGATTTCTCTTATCGGCGTACTATTCTTATCAATAAAACCTGAGAAATTAAACAAAATCCTTTTGTTGCTGGTAAGTTTTGCAGCAGGTTCTTTATTCGGAGACGCCATTATTCACCTGCTGCCCGAGGCATTTGAACAGATTGAAAATACCCTAAACGCTTCCCTGCTTACAATAGCAGGGATCTTTATATTTTTTGTTTTGGAAAAATTTGTGCGCTGGCGCCACTGCCATATACCAACTTCAAAAGAACATCCCCATCCCATGGTGACACTGAATCTCGTAGGCGATCTGGTTCATAATTTAATAGATGGGATGATTATAGGAGCAAGTTATTCCGTAAGCATTCCAATAGGTTTTGCAACTACAATAGCCGTTATTATGCATGAAATTCCACAGGAAATTGGCGATTTCGGCGTCTTCCTCCATGGTGGTTTGAGCATAAAGAATGCACTGATACTAAATTTTCTATCAGCACTCACTGCCGTCTTTGGCGGTGTGATCTCTCTAATTCTCGGTCCTGCTGTAAAGAATTATTCAATCGTCCTTTTACCCTTGACTGCAGGTGGATTTATCTATATCGCAGGTTCTGACCTGATTCCTGAACTACAGGGATGTGAGACCCCGAGGATGTCTTTTATCCAGTTGATTGCAATGGCTTGCGGTGTTGGCATAATGGCACTCTTGATAATCTTGGAATAA
- a CDS encoding UbiA family prenyltransferase translates to MNQDKKINIFDYFFILRPLILIPVFDFFLIGNYTAYGKSIFTHKTLLGLFIYGILMGGVYILNQITDIETDRINKKLFLLSENFIPVQHAYIEMFMLWGISLFLSWYFGLSFFLVMLGSLLLGVFYSLPPIKLKGKPILDTLSNGFGYGMLNFIAGWLMQKDFEWQAFLIFLPYFFSICAVFINTTIVDIKGDRESGEITTSVFLGEKLSYIISSSLILLGVLFSIINRDIICLIPSAIALPLFTYLTFYYFIYKRVNRKFTILSFRLPGLIFTAITCVIYPGYIPFLLVVMIGMKIYYKKRFNMDYPTLNQG, encoded by the coding sequence TTGAATCAAGATAAAAAGATAAATATTTTTGATTATTTTTTCATCCTCAGACCACTCATTTTAATTCCGGTTTTTGATTTCTTTCTCATTGGAAATTACACTGCCTATGGAAAAAGTATTTTTACCCATAAAACACTGCTGGGGCTATTTATCTACGGTATATTAATGGGTGGCGTATATATTTTAAATCAAATCACAGATATTGAAACCGATAGAATAAATAAAAAACTATTTTTACTCTCAGAAAATTTTATACCTGTGCAGCATGCATACATTGAGATGTTTATGTTGTGGGGTATTTCATTGTTTCTCTCATGGTATTTTGGTTTGTCATTTTTTTTGGTAATGTTAGGGTCATTACTACTCGGTGTTTTTTATTCCTTGCCTCCGATAAAATTAAAAGGAAAGCCTATTCTTGATACCCTGAGTAATGGATTTGGCTATGGTATGCTGAACTTTATTGCCGGCTGGTTAATGCAAAAGGATTTTGAATGGCAGGCTTTTTTAATATTTTTACCCTATTTTTTTAGTATCTGTGCAGTCTTTATAAATACAACAATTGTTGATATTAAAGGAGATAGAGAATCGGGTGAGATTACAACATCTGTCTTTCTGGGTGAAAAACTATCTTATATCATTTCTTCAAGCCTCATTTTATTGGGTGTTTTATTTTCAATAATAAACAGGGATATAATCTGCCTGATTCCTTCTGCAATTGCGCTTCCTTTATTTACCTATTTAACCTTTTATTATTTTATATATAAAAGAGTAAATCGCAAGTTCACCATTTTATCTTTCAGATTGCCAGGGCTCATATTTACCGCAATCACCTGCGTTATATATCCAGGATACATTCCATTTTTATTAGTCGTTATGATAGGAATGAAAATATATTACAAAAAGCGATTCAATATGGATTATCCTACCTTGAATCAGGGATAA
- a CDS encoding HU family DNA-binding protein, whose translation MTKAQLIDAIAKKANISKKAAGVALDTFVDTVTAALKKGDRITLVGFGTFMVAKRKARTAKNPQTGEMIKVPAKRVPKFKAGRELKKAVK comes from the coding sequence ATGACCAAGGCACAACTTATAGATGCCATTGCCAAAAAGGCAAATATTAGTAAAAAAGCAGCGGGCGTAGCGTTAGATACATTTGTTGACACAGTCACTGCTGCGCTCAAGAAGGGTGATAGAATAACGCTCGTGGGATTCGGTACATTCATGGTGGCAAAGAGAAAAGCGCGTACGGCAAAGAATCCCCAAACAGGAGAAATGATTAAGGTTCCAGCAAAGCGCGTTCCGAAATTCAAGGCAGGACGTGAGCTAAAGAAGGCTGTAAAGTAA
- a CDS encoding VOC family protein, with product MSGIIFFKTKNLTKIKDFYTKMIGMEIWLEQADCSILKHGNLLLGFCQREEVDTQGIITFFYENTDQVYEMYKKFRLEALAEPMVNEKYKIYHFFIKDPEGRLVEFQSFLEPVKI from the coding sequence ATGTCAGGCATTATCTTTTTTAAGACAAAGAATTTAACCAAAATTAAGGATTTTTATACAAAAATGATTGGTATGGAAATCTGGCTGGAACAGGCAGATTGTTCAATACTCAAACATGGAAATTTGTTGCTTGGTTTCTGCCAGCGTGAGGAAGTTGATACTCAGGGAATAATCACATTTTTCTATGAGAATACGGACCAGGTTTATGAAATGTATAAAAAATTCCGGCTTGAGGCACTGGCGGAGCCAATGGTGAATGAAAAATATAAAATTTACCACTTTTTTATCAAAGACCCAGAAGGTAGGTTGGTCGAATTCCAGAGTTTTTTAGAACCCGTTAAAATATAA
- a CDS encoding 4Fe-4S dicluster domain-containing protein: MPEVKILEEVCKGCGLCCDSVCPANILRLAPDRINSSGYHPAEVTDMSKCIGCGYCYMTCPEPAIEVYK; encoded by the coding sequence ATGCCTGAAGTCAAGATTTTGGAAGAAGTTTGTAAGGGATGCGGTCTTTGCTGCGATAGTGTATGCCCGGCAAATATATTAAGGCTTGCACCTGACCGTATCAATTCAAGCGGTTATCACCCTGCAGAGGTGACTGATATGTCAAAATGTATTGGCTGCGGATACTGTTATATGACCTGTCCAGAACCAGCGATTGAGGTTTACAAATAA
- the vorB gene encoding 3-methyl-2-oxobutanoate dehydrogenase subunit VorB, whose translation MAEKELMYGNHALVEGVIYAGCRFFAGYPITPQNEVPEYMSIRMNEVGGVFLQTESELAAINMLFGAASAGARAMTSSSSPGISLMQEGLSYIAGADVPVLVANIVRGGPGLGNIAPAQSDYFQSVKSGGHGDYHTIVLAPNSVQELFEFPKLAFELAEKYRNPALLLADGLLGQMMEPVEIKGEPVDPKSLPEQDWWLTGCKGRERRVIRSYDLRPGKLEEWNWRRWEKYQTIIKNEQRYEGIKIDDAEIIIVAYGTSSRVAEAGLRIAREKGIKVGLLRPITLWPFPADIISELSKRIENFLVIEMSLGQMIEDVKLAIEGRSKVHFIGHPGGGLPNAQEVYNKIVEIRGKK comes from the coding sequence ATGGCTGAAAAAGAATTAATGTATGGAAATCATGCACTGGTTGAAGGGGTGATATATGCGGGTTGCAGATTTTTTGCAGGTTACCCAATAACCCCGCAGAATGAAGTTCCCGAGTATATGTCAATAAGGATGAACGAGGTGGGTGGTGTATTCCTCCAGACCGAAAGTGAGCTTGCCGCAATAAATATGCTTTTTGGTGCAGCATCCGCAGGTGCAAGGGCAATGACTTCATCCAGTTCTCCTGGAATAAGTTTAATGCAGGAAGGGCTTTCTTATATTGCGGGTGCTGATGTGCCGGTCCTTGTTGCGAATATTGTGCGCGGCGGGCCCGGGTTAGGAAATATCGCACCTGCTCAATCCGATTATTTTCAGTCAGTAAAAAGTGGTGGTCATGGAGATTATCATACAATAGTCCTTGCCCCGAATTCTGTCCAGGAACTCTTTGAATTTCCGAAACTTGCCTTTGAACTTGCGGAAAAATATAGAAATCCGGCATTGCTCCTTGCTGATGGTTTACTCGGACAGATGATGGAACCGGTGGAGATAAAAGGGGAACCCGTTGACCCGAAATCGTTGCCCGAACAGGATTGGTGGCTTACTGGTTGTAAGGGAAGAGAAAGAAGGGTGATACGCTCTTATGATTTGAGACCGGGTAAACTTGAGGAATGGAACTGGCGTAGATGGGAAAAATATCAAACGATTATCAAAAATGAGCAGAGGTATGAAGGAATTAAAATTGACGACGCTGAAATAATTATAGTTGCTTATGGAACTTCATCCCGTGTTGCTGAGGCAGGCTTGAGGATTGCAAGAGAAAAGGGTATAAAGGTTGGTTTATTAAGACCAATTACACTTTGGCCATTTCCTGCAGATATAATAAGTGAACTATCAAAAAGAATTGAAAATTTCCTCGTTATTGAAATGAGTCTTGGTCAGATGATTGAAGATGTGAAACTGGCAATTGAAGGGCGTTCAAAGGTCCATTTCATAGGCCATCCTGGTGGGGGATTACCAAATGCCCAGGAGGTCTATAATAAGATTGTTGAAATAAGGGGTAAGAAATGA
- a CDS encoding thiamine pyrophosphate-dependent enzyme, translated as MKLLFGRPSGLTEIKQRYCPGCGHGIVHRIIGELLVEMNIREKAIGIAPVGCSVFADEYFNCDMIQVPHGRAPAVATGIKRARPDCFVFSYQGDGDLAAIGTAETIHAAARNENITIIFINNAIYGMTGGQLAPTTLPGMRSTTSVKGRDVVKQGYPIRVCELLNGLDGPYYLERVAVDTPKNIIKTKKAIKTAFQYQLDNKGFSLIEVLSMCPTGWGVTPIQAKKWIAEVMAKYYPMGEFRNRAKEVK; from the coding sequence ATGAAACTACTATTTGGTAGACCTTCAGGCTTGACTGAGATAAAACAACGCTATTGCCCTGGTTGTGGCCACGGGATTGTCCATCGTATAATTGGTGAACTGCTTGTTGAAATGAATATCAGGGAAAAGGCGATCGGTATTGCACCTGTCGGTTGTTCGGTATTTGCCGATGAGTATTTCAACTGCGATATGATACAGGTTCCCCATGGCAGGGCACCGGCAGTAGCGACCGGGATAAAAAGAGCAAGACCTGATTGCTTTGTCTTTTCATATCAGGGTGATGGTGACCTTGCCGCAATTGGAACTGCCGAAACGATTCATGCTGCAGCAAGAAATGAAAATATAACGATAATCTTTATCAATAATGCAATTTATGGTATGACTGGTGGACAGCTCGCACCGACAACCTTACCGGGTATGAGGTCAACGACTTCAGTAAAAGGAAGGGATGTGGTAAAACAGGGTTATCCCATAAGGGTATGTGAACTTCTAAATGGGCTTGATGGTCCATATTATCTTGAACGAGTTGCGGTTGATACACCGAAGAATATCATAAAGACAAAAAAGGCAATAAAGACTGCATTCCAGTATCAACTTGATAATAAAGGATTCTCCCTTATTGAGGTTCTTTCTATGTGTCCCACAGGTTGGGGTGTTACACCAATTCAGGCAAAGAAATGGATTGCTGAAGTAATGGCAAAGTATTATCCAATGGGTGAATTCCGCAATCGGGCAAAGGAGGTAAAGTGA
- a CDS encoding 2-oxoacid:acceptor oxidoreductase family protein: MTKEFIIAGFGGQGIVSSGIILAYAGLLEDLNVTFFPSYGAEMRGGTANCQVVVSDEKIASPVVVNPDIVIIMNEPSLLKFEPLVKPNGILFFNQTLIKSRPTRNDIEVIPIEANKVAEELGQGRIANMVMLGAVIKKTKIVSIESMKKAQRKRFGRASEEQLVLNDRALEKGYELL; encoded by the coding sequence GTGACAAAAGAATTCATCATCGCCGGATTTGGTGGCCAGGGCATTGTATCATCAGGCATAATACTTGCCTATGCTGGGCTATTAGAAGATTTAAATGTCACATTCTTCCCTTCTTATGGGGCGGAAATGCGCGGTGGCACAGCAAATTGCCAGGTAGTGGTGTCTGATGAAAAGATTGCTTCACCGGTAGTGGTCAATCCCGATATTGTCATAATAATGAATGAACCATCGCTTTTAAAATTTGAACCATTAGTTAAACCGAACGGAATTCTATTTTTCAATCAGACCCTAATCAAATCTCGTCCTACAAGAAATGATATTGAGGTAATTCCCATAGAGGCAAATAAAGTTGCTGAAGAACTCGGACAGGGCAGAATTGCAAATATGGTGATGCTGGGCGCGGTTATAAAAAAGACAAAAATAGTGAGCATTGAGTCAATGAAGAAGGCACAGCGCAAAAGGTTTGGTCGTGCAAGCGAAGAGCAGCTTGTCCTAAATGACCGTGCGCTTGAAAAGGGTTACGAATTACTGTAA
- a CDS encoding TIGR03960 family B12-binding radical SAM protein, with product MLDEILPLVKRPVRYTGGELNITIKNNPTVYIGIVFPEVYEIGMSNLGIKIIYHMFNQYPSIQCERIFAPWPDFGDWLKQHNQSLYSLETKKPIHTFDLLGFSLQSELNYTNVLYVLDIAQIPYKSTDRDHNYPILIAGGPCTLNPVPMSPVFDAFVIGDGENIVKKISEILINIPKEKKNQRIKALADIEGIWVPQIHKKEKRIKKIVANELAEETIPSPAILPICDITHDRLAIEVMRGCTYGCRFCQAGYTNRPLRIRSESAIIKAVDKGIRETGWEEVSLLSFSILDYPNLPNLIRKLNELLKKKNISVSLPAMRGELFTEEIAYLLKEIKKTGLTFAPEAGSERLRTKINKPFSEEHLMNAVRIAYEQGWRQVKLYFMVGLPFEKEEDVNEIKRLVNEILKVCPKGSIKLSLSAFVPKPHTPFESVPFIPIDELNERIGIVKRLKKNRIDLNYQAPEVSFIEALLSRADEKLFPVIEEVYNNGARFEEWREFFNFDKWKNAFDKIGIDPTKYLNGGEDHPWDFIDIGVKKEFLHSEYERAQKGEVTPNCYYESCSNCGACNGAIAKFSKGEEKYLSYGRYPKRMLQRSLYRVKYSIGENFRYASHLDITRTIYRALRRTDLPLNFTSGFSPIPKVSFGPPKNVGQISKSDYFDFYLEGEYFGNISRELNTRFPPGIRILDVRGISPNTPSLSSSINLIYYEVSILLSEIRKPLENLKNQPVYISSKSKVKNISESIESISYNENILTCGLYYGEKYVNIYELLSYLTDLPIEEVKKYKVTRTLMFIKKGGLLYSPMEVK from the coding sequence ATGTTAGATGAGATATTACCGCTTGTAAAACGCCCTGTCAGATATACGGGTGGAGAACTAAATATTACCATTAAAAACAATCCCACCGTCTATATTGGCATAGTATTTCCGGAAGTCTATGAAATTGGAATGTCAAACCTCGGAATAAAGATTATCTATCATATGTTTAATCAATATCCTTCAATCCAGTGTGAGCGAATATTTGCACCCTGGCCTGATTTCGGTGATTGGTTAAAGCAACACAATCAATCTCTTTATAGTCTTGAGACAAAAAAACCGATACATACATTTGATCTTTTAGGATTTTCACTCCAGAGTGAGTTGAATTACACAAATGTGCTATATGTCCTGGATATTGCGCAGATCCCCTATAAATCTACCGACCGAGACCATAATTATCCTATATTGATTGCGGGCGGACCCTGCACTTTAAATCCTGTGCCAATGAGCCCGGTGTTTGATGCCTTTGTGATTGGTGATGGTGAAAATATAGTAAAAAAAATAAGCGAGATTTTAATCAACATTCCAAAAGAGAAGAAAAACCAGAGAATAAAGGCATTGGCAGATATTGAAGGAATATGGGTTCCTCAAATTCATAAAAAAGAAAAGAGAATAAAAAAAATAGTTGCAAATGAGCTCGCTGAAGAAACTATTCCTTCTCCAGCAATCCTTCCAATATGTGATATTACCCACGACCGCCTGGCAATAGAAGTAATGAGGGGTTGCACCTATGGTTGTAGATTCTGTCAGGCAGGATACACAAATCGTCCCTTGAGGATAAGGTCGGAATCAGCAATAATAAAGGCAGTTGATAAAGGGATAAGAGAGACCGGGTGGGAAGAAGTTTCTCTTTTATCATTTTCTATTCTTGATTATCCCAATCTTCCCAATCTTATCAGGAAACTTAATGAACTGTTGAAAAAAAAGAATATCAGTGTATCATTACCAGCAATGCGTGGTGAATTATTTACTGAAGAGATTGCTTATTTGTTAAAGGAAATAAAAAAGACCGGTTTGACATTCGCACCGGAGGCAGGTTCTGAAAGATTAAGAACAAAAATTAATAAACCATTCTCTGAGGAACATTTAATGAATGCAGTCAGGATAGCCTATGAACAGGGCTGGCGCCAGGTCAAATTATACTTTATGGTTGGTCTGCCATTTGAGAAAGAAGAAGATGTCAATGAGATAAAAAGGTTAGTAAATGAGATTCTCAAGGTATGTCCAAAGGGTAGCATAAAACTTTCTTTATCCGCATTTGTTCCAAAGCCCCATACCCCATTTGAATCTGTGCCTTTTATTCCAATAGATGAATTAAATGAACGGATTGGAATAGTCAAAAGATTGAAAAAAAATCGGATTGATTTAAACTATCAGGCACCGGAAGTATCATTTATTGAAGCATTACTATCAAGGGCGGATGAAAAACTTTTTCCCGTCATTGAAGAGGTTTATAATAATGGCGCACGATTTGAAGAATGGCGTGAATTCTTTAATTTTGATAAATGGAAAAATGCCTTTGATAAAATTGGAATTGATCCAACAAAGTACCTGAACGGTGGTGAAGACCACCCATGGGATTTCATTGATATCGGTGTAAAAAAGGAATTTCTGCATTCTGAATATGAACGGGCACAGAAAGGAGAAGTAACTCCAAATTGTTATTATGAAAGTTGTAGTAATTGTGGCGCCTGCAATGGTGCTATTGCAAAATTTTCTAAGGGCGAAGAGAAGTATCTCAGTTATGGTAGATATCCAAAGAGAATGCTACAGCGTTCTCTATATCGTGTAAAATATTCCATCGGTGAGAATTTTCGTTATGCATCACATCTTGATATAACGAGAACTATTTATCGCGCACTTAGAAGAACAGACCTCCCTTTAAATTTCACCTCGGGATTCTCACCAATTCCAAAAGTTTCATTTGGTCCACCAAAGAATGTAGGACAGATTTCTAAATCAGATTATTTTGATTTCTACCTTGAAGGAGAATATTTTGGCAATATTTCCCGTGAATTGAATACACGATTTCCGCCGGGTATAAGGATTCTTGATGTTCGTGGTATCTCTCCTAATACACCGTCCTTATCAAGTTCAATTAATTTAATCTACTATGAAGTTTCTATATTATTGAGCGAAATCCGTAAGCCCCTTGAGAATCTTAAAAATCAACCTGTGTATATCAGTTCAAAATCAAAAGTTAAAAATATATCAGAATCAATAGAATCAATCTCGTATAATGAAAATATTTTAACCTGTGGACTGTATTACGGTGAAAAATATGTAAACATATACGAACTTCTTTCATATCTCACCGATTTACCGATAGAAGAGGTAAAGAAATACAAAGTTACAAGGACATTGATGTTTATAAAAAAAGGTGGACTGCTGTATTCGCCAATGGAGGTAAAATGA